The following are encoded together in the Strix uralensis isolate ZFMK-TIS-50842 chromosome 38, bStrUra1, whole genome shotgun sequence genome:
- the SMARCA4 gene encoding transcription activator BRG1 isoform X7, giving the protein MSTPDPPMGGTPRPGPSPGPGPSPGAMLGPSPGPSPGSAHSMMGPSPGPPSAGHPLPPQGPGGYAQDNMHQMHKPLDSMHEKGITDDPRYGQMKGMGMRPGAHAGMGPPPSPMDQHSQGYPSPLGGSEHASSPVPANGPSSGPQMSSGPGGVPLDGADPQALGQQNRGPTPFNQNQLHQLRAQIMAYKMLARGQPLPDHLQMAVQGKRPMPGMQQQMPTLPPPSVSGTGPVQGPVQGPGPGPTPPNYNRPHGIGGPNMPPPGPSGVPPGMPGQPPGGPPKPWPEGPMANAAAPTSTPQKLIPPQPTGRPSPAPPAVPPAASPVMPPQTQSPGQPAQPAPMVQLHQKQNRITPIQKPRGLDPVEILQEREYRLQARIAHRIQELENLPGSLAGDLRTKATIELKALRLLNFQRQLRQEVVVCMRRDTALETALNAKAYKRSKRQSLREARITEKLEKQQKIEQERKRRQKHQEYLNSILQHAKDFKEYHRSVTGKIQKLTKAVATYHANTEREQKKENERIEKERMRRLMAEDEEGYRKLIDQKKDKRLAYLLQQTDEYVANLTELVRQHKAAQVAKEKKKKKKKKKAENAEGQTPAIGPDGEPLDETSQMSDLPVKVIHVESGKILTGTDAPKAGQLEAWLEMNPGYEVAPRSDSEESGSEEEEEEEEEEQPQPAQPALPVEEKKKIPDPDSDDVSEVDARHIIENAKQDVDDEYGVSQALARGLQSYYAVAHAVTERVDKQSTLMVNGVLKQYQIKGLEWLVSLYNNNLNGILADEMGLGKTIQTIALITYLMEHKRINGPFLIIVPLSTLSNWAYEFDKWAPSVVKVSYKGSPAARRAFVPQLRSGKFNVLLTTYEYIIKDKHILAKIRWKYMIVDEGHRMKNHHCKLTQVLNTHYVAPRRLLLTGTPLQNKLPELWALLNFLLPTIFKSCSTFEQWFNAPFAMTGEKVDLNEEETILIIRRLHKVLRPFLLRRLKKEVEAQLPEKVEYVIKCDMSALQRVLYRHMQAKGVLLTDGSEKDKKGKGGTKTLMNTIMQLRKICNHPYMFQHIEESFSEHLGFTGGIVQGLDLYRASGKFELLDRILPKLRATNHKVLLFCQMTSLMTIMEDYFAYRGFKYLRLDGTTKAEDRGMLLKTFNEPGSEYFIFLLSTRAGGLGLNLQSADTVIIFDSDWNPHQDLQAQDRAHRIGQQNEVRVLRLCTVNSVEEKILAAAKYKLNVDQKVIQAGMFDQKSSSHERRAFLQAILEHEEQDEEEDEVPDDETVNQMIARHEEEFDLFMRMDLDRRREEARNPKRKPRLMEEDELPSWIIKDDAEVERLTCEEEEEKMFGRGSRHRKEVDYSDSLTEKQWLKAIEEGTLEEIEEEVRQKKSSRKRKRDTDVGSATPTTSTRSRDKDDDSKKQKKRGRPPAEKLSPNPPNLTKKMKKIVDAVIKYKDSSGRQLSEVFIQLPSRKELPEYYELIRKPVDFKKIKERIRNHKYRSLNDLEKDVMLLCQNAQTFNLEGSLIYEDSIVLQSVFTSVRQKIEKEEESEGEDSEEEEEGEEEGSESESRSVKVKIKLGRKEKAQDRLKGRRRTSRGARAKPVVSDDDSEEEQEEDRSGSGTEDD; this is encoded by the exons ATGTCGACTCCGGATCCTCCGATGGGGGGGACGCCTCGGCCGGGGCCCTCCCCGGGGCCCGGCCCCTCGCCGGGGGCCATGCTGGGACCCAGCCCGGGCCCCTCGCCCGGCTCCGCGCACAGTATGatgggccccagccccggcccgcccTCGGCAGGACACCCGCTGCCGCCCCAGGGCCCGGGGGGCTACGCTCAGGACAACATGCACCAGATGCACAAG cccctggACTCCATGCACGAGAAGGGAATAACCGACGACCCTCGCTACGGCCAGATGAAAGGGATGGGGATGCGGCCCGGCGCCCACGCGGGGATGGGCCCTCCCCCGAGCCCCATGGACCAACACTCTCAAG GTTACCCGTCTCCGCTCGGCGGCTCCGAGCACGCCTCCAGCCCGGTTCCGGCCAACGGTCCGTCCTCGGGCCCTCAGATGTCCTCAGGCCCCGGCGGAGTCCCCTTGGATGGTGCTGACCCCCAGGCTCTGGGCCAGCAGAACCGGGGCCCGACCCCTTTTAACCAGAACCAGTTACACCAGTTACGAGCTCAGATCATGGCCTACAAGATGCTGGCCAGGGGCCAGCCCCTCCCCGACCACCTGCAGATGGCCGTGCAGGGCAAGCGACCCATGCCGGGGATGCAGCAGCAGATGCCGACGCTACCTCCGCCCTCCGTGTCCGGGACAGGACCAGTGCAGGGGCCAGTGCAAGGGCCTGGACCGGGACCGACACCTCCAAACTACAACAGACCTCACG GTATAGGAGGGCCTAACATGCCCCCTCCCGGACCCTCAGGAGTTCCCCCAGGGATGCCCGGGCAGCCGCCCGGCggcccccccaagccctggccgGAAG GGCCGATGGCGAACGCCGCAGCCCCCACCAGCACACCTCAGAAGCTgatccctccccagcccaccggCCGGCCCTCGCCCGCGCCGCCGGCGGTGCCCCCGGCAGCCTCGCCCGTGATGCCGCCGCAGACGCAGTCGCCGGGGCAGCCGGCCCAGCCGGCCCCCATGGTGCAGCTGCACCAGAAGCAGAACCGCATCACGCCCATCCAGAAACCCCGCGGGCTCGACCCGGTGGAAATCCTGCAGGAGAGGGAGTACAG GCTGCAGGCTCGCATCGCTCACAGGATCCAGGAGCTGGAGAACCTGCCCGGCTCCCTGGCTGGTGACCTGAGAACCAAAGCTACCATTGAACTTAAAGCACTAAGGCTGCTTAATTTTCAGCGACAG CTGCGTCAGGAGGTCGTGGTGTGCATGAGGCGAGACACGGCCTTGGAAACAGCCCTCAATGCCAAGGCCTACAAGCGCAGCAAGCGGCAGTCCCTGCGCGAGGCTCGCATCACCgagaagctggagaagcagcagaagattGAGCAGGAGCGGAAGCGCAGGCAGAAGCACCAG GAATACCTCAATAGCATTCTCCAGCACGCTAAAGATTTCAAGGAATACCATCGCTCTGTCACGGGCAAAATTCAAAAGCTGACCAAGGCGGTGGCCACGTACCACGCCAACACGGAGCGCGAGCAGAAGAAGGAGAACGAGCGGATCGAGAAGGAGAGGATGCGCCGTTTGATG gctgaggatgaggagggataCCGCAAGCTCATCGACCAGAAGAAGGACAAGCGCTTGGCCTACCTGCTGCAGCAGACGGACGAGTACGTCGCCAACCTGACGGAGCTGGTGCGGCAGCACAAGGCCGCGCAGGTGGccaaggagaagaagaagaaaaagaaaaagaag aaGGCGGAGAACGCGGAAGGGCAGACGCCGGCGATCGGACCCGATGGCGAA CCGCTGGACGAGACGAGCCAAATGAGCGACCTCCCTGTCAAAGTGATCCACGTGGAGAGTGGCAAGATCCTCACCGGCACCGATGCCCCGAAGGCCGGGCAGCTGGAGGCCTGGCTGGAGATGAACCCCGG ATATGAAGTAGCTCCGCGATCTGACAGTGAAGAAAGTGGgtcagaagaggaggaggag gaggaggaagaggagcaacCGCAGCCCGCCCAGCCCGCTCTGCCtgtggaggagaagaaaaagatccCGGATCCGGACAGTGATGATGTCTCGGAAGTGGACGCCAGACACATTATCGA GAACGCTAAGCAGGACGTTGATGATGAGTACGGGGTGTCTCAAGCTCTGGCGCGGGGCCTGCAGTCGTACTACGCCGTGGCCCACGCAGTCACTGAAAGGGTGGACAAGCAGTCCACGCTGATGGTCAACGGGGTGCTCAAGCAGTACCAG ATCAAGGGTCTGGAGTGGCTGGTGTCCCTGTACAACAACAACCTGAACGGCATCTTGGCAGACGAGATGGGCCTGGGCAAAACCATCCAGACCATCGCTTTAATCACATACCTCATGGAGCACAAGCGCATCAACGGGCCCTTCCTCATCATCGTCCCTCTCTC aacgCTGTCGAATTGGGCGTACGAGTTTGACAAATGGGCCCCTTCCGTGGTGAAGGTCTCCTACAAG GGCTCTCCAGCAGCAAGACGGGCATTCGTACCTCAGCTCCGAAGCGGGAAATTCAATGTCTTGCTCACTACGTACGAATATATCATCAAAGATAAGCACATCCTGGCCAAG ATCCGCTGGAAGTACATGATCGTGGACGAGGGCCACCGCATGAAGAACCACCACTGCAAGCTCACCCAGGTCCTCAACACGCACTACGTGGCCCCGCGCCGTCTGCTGCTGACGGGCACCCCGCTGCAGAACAAGCTCCCGGAGCTGTGGGCCCTGCTCAATTTCCTCCTGCCCACCATTTTCAAGAGCTGCAGCACCTTCGAGCAGTGGTTTAACGCTCCTTTCGCCATGACGGGAGAAAAG GTGGACCTGAACGAAGAAGAAACCATCCTGATCATTCGGCGTTTGCACAAAGTGCTGCGCCCCTTCCTCCTGCGCAGGCTGAAGAAGGAAGTAGAAGCGCAGCTGCCTGAAAAG GTGGAGTACGTGATCAAGTGTGACATGTCCGCCCTGCAGCGCGTCCTCTACAGGCACATGCAGGCCAAGGGGGTGCTGCTCACCGACGGCTCCGAGAAGGACAAAAAG GGCAAAGGCGGTACGAAAACCTTAATGAACACGATCATGCAGCTGAGGAAGATCTGTAACCACCCCTACATGTTCCAGCACATCGAG GAATCCTTTTCCGAGCACCTGGGGTTCACGGGCGGTATCGTGCAGGG GCTGGATCTGTACCGTGCCTCGGGTAAATTTGAGCTCCTGGACAGAATCCTCCCCAAACTGCGAGCCACCAACCACAAAGTCCTGCTCTTCTGCCAGATGACCTCCCTCATGACCATCATGGAAGATTATTTTGCTTATCGCGGATTCAAATACCTCAGGCTGGACG GGACCACGAAGGCGGAGGACCGGGGCATGTTGTTAAAGACTTTCAATGAGCCGGGCTCCGAGTACTTCATTTTCTTGCTGAGCACTCGGGCCGGCGGGCTGGGTCTGAATCTCCAGTCTGCCGATACTGTGATTATCTTTGACAGCGACTGGAATCCTCACCag GACCTGCAGGCGCAGGACCGCGCGCACCGCATCGGGCAGCAGAACGAAGTGCGCGTTCTCCGGCTCTGCACCGTCAACAGCGTGGAGGAGAAGATCCTGGCCGCCGCCAAATACAAGCTGAATGTTGATCAGAAGGTTATCCAAGCCGGCATGTTTGACCAGAAATCCTCGAGCCACGAGCGAAGAGCCTTCCTCCAGGCCATCTTGGAGCACGAGGAGCAGGACGAG GAAGAAGACGAAGTTCCCGACGATGAAACCGTCAACCAGATGATTGCGCGGCACGAAGAGGAGTTTGACCTTTTCATG CGCATGGACCTGGACCGCAGGCGGGAGGAGGCGCGAAACCCCAAGCGCAAACCGCGCCTGATGGAGGAGGACGAGCTGCCATCTTGGATCATCAAGGACGATGCCGAGGTGGAGAGGTTGAcgtgtgaggaagaggaggaaaagatgttTGGGCGAGGCTCGCGGCACCGCAAGGAGGTGGACTACAGCGACTCGCTGACGGAGAAGCAGTGGCTCAAG GCGATCGAGGAGGGGACGCTGGAGGAGATCGAGGAGGAGGTGCGCCAGAAAAAATCCTCCCGTAAACGGAAGCGGGACACGGACGTCGGCTCCGCCACCCCCACCACCAGCACCCGCAGCCGGGATAAGGACGATGatagcaaaaagcagaaaaaacgCGGCAGGCCGCCGGCGGAAAAACtctccccaaaccctcccaacctcaccaaaaaaatgaagaagatcGTAGACGCCGTCATCAAGTACAAGGACAG CAGTGGACGGCAGCTCAGCGAAGTTTTCATCCAGCTGCCGTCCCGCAAGGAGCTGCCCGAGTACTACGAGCTCATCCGCAAACCCGTCGACTTCAAAAAAATCAAG gAGCGAATCCGCAACCACAAGTACCGGAGCCTCAACGACCTGGAGAAGGACGTGATGCTGCTCTGCCAGAACGCCCAGACCTTCAACCTCGAGGGCTCGCTG aTCTACGAGGACTCCATCGTCCTCCAGTCCGTCTTCACCAGCGTGCGGCAGAAAattgagaaggaggaggagagcgaAGGCGAGgacagcgaggaggaggaggaaggagaagaggaaggatccGAGTCTGAGT ctcgcTCGGTCAAGGTGAAGATCAAGCTGGGGCGGAAGGAGAAGGCGCAGGACCGGCTCAAGGGCCGCCGGCGCACCAGCCGCGGCGCCCGCGCCAAGCCCGTGGTGagcgacgacgacagcgaggaggagcaggaggag gaTCGCTCCGGCAGCGGCACCGAAGACGACTAA
- the SMARCA4 gene encoding transcription activator BRG1 isoform X1, protein MSTPDPPMGGTPRPGPSPGPGPSPGAMLGPSPGPSPGSAHSMMGPSPGPPSAGHPLPPQGPGGYAQDNMHQMHKPLDSMHEKGITDDPRYGQMKGMGMRPGAHAGMGPPPSPMDQHSQGYPSPLGGSEHASSPVPANGPSSGPQMSSGPGGVPLDGADPQALGQQNRGPTPFNQNQLHQLRAQIMAYKMLARGQPLPDHLQMAVQGKRPMPGMQQQMPTLPPPSVSGTGPVQGPVQGPGPGPTPPNYNRPHGIGGPNMPPPGPSGVPPGMPGQPPGGPPKPWPEGPMANAAAPTSTPQKLIPPQPTGRPSPAPPAVPPAASPVMPPQTQSPGQPAQPAPMVQLHQKQNRITPIQKPRGLDPVEILQEREYRLQARIAHRIQELENLPGSLAGDLRTKATIELKALRLLNFQRQLRQEVVVCMRRDTALETALNAKAYKRSKRQSLREARITEKLEKQQKIEQERKRRQKHQEYLNSILQHAKDFKEYHRSVTGKIQKLTKAVATYHANTEREQKKENERIEKERMRRLMAEDEEGYRKLIDQKKDKRLAYLLQQTDEYVANLTELVRQHKAAQVAKEKKKKKKKKKAENAEGQTPAIGPDGEPLDETSQMSDLPVKVIHVESGKILTGTDAPKAGQLEAWLEMNPGYEVAPRSDSEESGSEEEEEEEEEEQPQPAQPALPVEEKKKIPDPDSDDVSEVDARHIIENAKQDVDDEYGVSQALARGLQSYYAVAHAVTERVDKQSTLMVNGVLKQYQIKGLEWLVSLYNNNLNGILADEMGLGKTIQTIALITYLMEHKRINGPFLIIVPLSTLSNWAYEFDKWAPSVVKVSYKGSPAARRAFVPQLRSGKFNVLLTTYEYIIKDKHILAKIRWKYMIVDEGHRMKNHHCKLTQVLNTHYVAPRRLLLTGTPLQNKLPELWALLNFLLPTIFKSCSTFEQWFNAPFAMTGEKVDLNEEETILIIRRLHKVLRPFLLRRLKKEVEAQLPEKVEYVIKCDMSALQRVLYRHMQAKGVLLTDGSEKDKKGKGGTKTLMNTIMQLRKICNHPYMFQHIEESFSEHLGFTGGIVQGLDLYRASGKFELLDRILPKLRATNHKVLLFCQMTSLMTIMEDYFAYRGFKYLRLDGTTKAEDRGMLLKTFNEPGSEYFIFLLSTRAGGLGLNLQSADTVIIFDSDWNPHQDLQAQDRAHRIGQQNEVRVLRLCTVNSVEEKILAAAKYKLNVDQKVIQAGMFDQKSSSHERRAFLQAILEHEEQDENRYSAGSGSGSASFPHTASTLCLNAELEEPPLKEEDEVPDDETVNQMIARHEEEFDLFMRMDLDRRREEARNPKRKPRLMEEDELPSWIIKDDAEVERLTCEEEEEKMFGRGSRHRKEVDYSDSLTEKQWLKVYMAIEEGTLEEIEEEVRQKKSSRKRKRDTDVGSATPTTSTRSRDKDDDSKKQKKRGRPPAEKLSPNPPNLTKKMKKIVDAVIKYKDSSSGRQLSEVFIQLPSRKELPEYYELIRKPVDFKKIKERIRNHKYRSLNDLEKDVMLLCQNAQTFNLEGSLIYEDSIVLQSVFTSVRQKIEKEEESEGEDSEEEEEGEEEGSESESRSVKVKIKLGRKEKAQDRLKGRRRTSRGARAKPVVSDDDSEEEQEEDRSGSGTEDD, encoded by the exons ATGTCGACTCCGGATCCTCCGATGGGGGGGACGCCTCGGCCGGGGCCCTCCCCGGGGCCCGGCCCCTCGCCGGGGGCCATGCTGGGACCCAGCCCGGGCCCCTCGCCCGGCTCCGCGCACAGTATGatgggccccagccccggcccgcccTCGGCAGGACACCCGCTGCCGCCCCAGGGCCCGGGGGGCTACGCTCAGGACAACATGCACCAGATGCACAAG cccctggACTCCATGCACGAGAAGGGAATAACCGACGACCCTCGCTACGGCCAGATGAAAGGGATGGGGATGCGGCCCGGCGCCCACGCGGGGATGGGCCCTCCCCCGAGCCCCATGGACCAACACTCTCAAG GTTACCCGTCTCCGCTCGGCGGCTCCGAGCACGCCTCCAGCCCGGTTCCGGCCAACGGTCCGTCCTCGGGCCCTCAGATGTCCTCAGGCCCCGGCGGAGTCCCCTTGGATGGTGCTGACCCCCAGGCTCTGGGCCAGCAGAACCGGGGCCCGACCCCTTTTAACCAGAACCAGTTACACCAGTTACGAGCTCAGATCATGGCCTACAAGATGCTGGCCAGGGGCCAGCCCCTCCCCGACCACCTGCAGATGGCCGTGCAGGGCAAGCGACCCATGCCGGGGATGCAGCAGCAGATGCCGACGCTACCTCCGCCCTCCGTGTCCGGGACAGGACCAGTGCAGGGGCCAGTGCAAGGGCCTGGACCGGGACCGACACCTCCAAACTACAACAGACCTCACG GTATAGGAGGGCCTAACATGCCCCCTCCCGGACCCTCAGGAGTTCCCCCAGGGATGCCCGGGCAGCCGCCCGGCggcccccccaagccctggccgGAAG GGCCGATGGCGAACGCCGCAGCCCCCACCAGCACACCTCAGAAGCTgatccctccccagcccaccggCCGGCCCTCGCCCGCGCCGCCGGCGGTGCCCCCGGCAGCCTCGCCCGTGATGCCGCCGCAGACGCAGTCGCCGGGGCAGCCGGCCCAGCCGGCCCCCATGGTGCAGCTGCACCAGAAGCAGAACCGCATCACGCCCATCCAGAAACCCCGCGGGCTCGACCCGGTGGAAATCCTGCAGGAGAGGGAGTACAG GCTGCAGGCTCGCATCGCTCACAGGATCCAGGAGCTGGAGAACCTGCCCGGCTCCCTGGCTGGTGACCTGAGAACCAAAGCTACCATTGAACTTAAAGCACTAAGGCTGCTTAATTTTCAGCGACAG CTGCGTCAGGAGGTCGTGGTGTGCATGAGGCGAGACACGGCCTTGGAAACAGCCCTCAATGCCAAGGCCTACAAGCGCAGCAAGCGGCAGTCCCTGCGCGAGGCTCGCATCACCgagaagctggagaagcagcagaagattGAGCAGGAGCGGAAGCGCAGGCAGAAGCACCAG GAATACCTCAATAGCATTCTCCAGCACGCTAAAGATTTCAAGGAATACCATCGCTCTGTCACGGGCAAAATTCAAAAGCTGACCAAGGCGGTGGCCACGTACCACGCCAACACGGAGCGCGAGCAGAAGAAGGAGAACGAGCGGATCGAGAAGGAGAGGATGCGCCGTTTGATG gctgaggatgaggagggataCCGCAAGCTCATCGACCAGAAGAAGGACAAGCGCTTGGCCTACCTGCTGCAGCAGACGGACGAGTACGTCGCCAACCTGACGGAGCTGGTGCGGCAGCACAAGGCCGCGCAGGTGGccaaggagaagaagaagaaaaagaaaaagaag aaGGCGGAGAACGCGGAAGGGCAGACGCCGGCGATCGGACCCGATGGCGAA CCGCTGGACGAGACGAGCCAAATGAGCGACCTCCCTGTCAAAGTGATCCACGTGGAGAGTGGCAAGATCCTCACCGGCACCGATGCCCCGAAGGCCGGGCAGCTGGAGGCCTGGCTGGAGATGAACCCCGG ATATGAAGTAGCTCCGCGATCTGACAGTGAAGAAAGTGGgtcagaagaggaggaggag gaggaggaagaggagcaacCGCAGCCCGCCCAGCCCGCTCTGCCtgtggaggagaagaaaaagatccCGGATCCGGACAGTGATGATGTCTCGGAAGTGGACGCCAGACACATTATCGA GAACGCTAAGCAGGACGTTGATGATGAGTACGGGGTGTCTCAAGCTCTGGCGCGGGGCCTGCAGTCGTACTACGCCGTGGCCCACGCAGTCACTGAAAGGGTGGACAAGCAGTCCACGCTGATGGTCAACGGGGTGCTCAAGCAGTACCAG ATCAAGGGTCTGGAGTGGCTGGTGTCCCTGTACAACAACAACCTGAACGGCATCTTGGCAGACGAGATGGGCCTGGGCAAAACCATCCAGACCATCGCTTTAATCACATACCTCATGGAGCACAAGCGCATCAACGGGCCCTTCCTCATCATCGTCCCTCTCTC aacgCTGTCGAATTGGGCGTACGAGTTTGACAAATGGGCCCCTTCCGTGGTGAAGGTCTCCTACAAG GGCTCTCCAGCAGCAAGACGGGCATTCGTACCTCAGCTCCGAAGCGGGAAATTCAATGTCTTGCTCACTACGTACGAATATATCATCAAAGATAAGCACATCCTGGCCAAG ATCCGCTGGAAGTACATGATCGTGGACGAGGGCCACCGCATGAAGAACCACCACTGCAAGCTCACCCAGGTCCTCAACACGCACTACGTGGCCCCGCGCCGTCTGCTGCTGACGGGCACCCCGCTGCAGAACAAGCTCCCGGAGCTGTGGGCCCTGCTCAATTTCCTCCTGCCCACCATTTTCAAGAGCTGCAGCACCTTCGAGCAGTGGTTTAACGCTCCTTTCGCCATGACGGGAGAAAAG GTGGACCTGAACGAAGAAGAAACCATCCTGATCATTCGGCGTTTGCACAAAGTGCTGCGCCCCTTCCTCCTGCGCAGGCTGAAGAAGGAAGTAGAAGCGCAGCTGCCTGAAAAG GTGGAGTACGTGATCAAGTGTGACATGTCCGCCCTGCAGCGCGTCCTCTACAGGCACATGCAGGCCAAGGGGGTGCTGCTCACCGACGGCTCCGAGAAGGACAAAAAG GGCAAAGGCGGTACGAAAACCTTAATGAACACGATCATGCAGCTGAGGAAGATCTGTAACCACCCCTACATGTTCCAGCACATCGAG GAATCCTTTTCCGAGCACCTGGGGTTCACGGGCGGTATCGTGCAGGG GCTGGATCTGTACCGTGCCTCGGGTAAATTTGAGCTCCTGGACAGAATCCTCCCCAAACTGCGAGCCACCAACCACAAAGTCCTGCTCTTCTGCCAGATGACCTCCCTCATGACCATCATGGAAGATTATTTTGCTTATCGCGGATTCAAATACCTCAGGCTGGACG GGACCACGAAGGCGGAGGACCGGGGCATGTTGTTAAAGACTTTCAATGAGCCGGGCTCCGAGTACTTCATTTTCTTGCTGAGCACTCGGGCCGGCGGGCTGGGTCTGAATCTCCAGTCTGCCGATACTGTGATTATCTTTGACAGCGACTGGAATCCTCACCag GACCTGCAGGCGCAGGACCGCGCGCACCGCATCGGGCAGCAGAACGAAGTGCGCGTTCTCCGGCTCTGCACCGTCAACAGCGTGGAGGAGAAGATCCTGGCCGCCGCCAAATACAAGCTGAATGTTGATCAGAAGGTTATCCAAGCCGGCATGTTTGACCAGAAATCCTCGAGCCACGAGCGAAGAGCCTTCCTCCAGGCCATCTTGGAGCACGAGGAGCAGGACGAG AACAGATACAGCGCGGGCAGCGGCAGTGGCAGTGCAAGCTTCCCCCACACTGCCTCAACCCTGTGCCTGAACGCTGAGTTGGAGGAACCACCTCTAAAG GAAGAAGACGAAGTTCCCGACGATGAAACCGTCAACCAGATGATTGCGCGGCACGAAGAGGAGTTTGACCTTTTCATG CGCATGGACCTGGACCGCAGGCGGGAGGAGGCGCGAAACCCCAAGCGCAAACCGCGCCTGATGGAGGAGGACGAGCTGCCATCTTGGATCATCAAGGACGATGCCGAGGTGGAGAGGTTGAcgtgtgaggaagaggaggaaaagatgttTGGGCGAGGCTCGCGGCACCGCAAGGAGGTGGACTACAGCGACTCGCTGACGGAGAAGCAGTGGCTCAAGGTATACATG GCGATCGAGGAGGGGACGCTGGAGGAGATCGAGGAGGAGGTGCGCCAGAAAAAATCCTCCCGTAAACGGAAGCGGGACACGGACGTCGGCTCCGCCACCCCCACCACCAGCACCCGCAGCCGGGATAAGGACGATGatagcaaaaagcagaaaaaacgCGGCAGGCCGCCGGCGGAAAAACtctccccaaaccctcccaacctcaccaaaaaaatgaagaagatcGTAGACGCCGTCATCAAGTACAAGGACAG TAGCAGTGGACGGCAGCTCAGCGAAGTTTTCATCCAGCTGCCGTCCCGCAAGGAGCTGCCCGAGTACTACGAGCTCATCCGCAAACCCGTCGACTTCAAAAAAATCAAG gAGCGAATCCGCAACCACAAGTACCGGAGCCTCAACGACCTGGAGAAGGACGTGATGCTGCTCTGCCAGAACGCCCAGACCTTCAACCTCGAGGGCTCGCTG aTCTACGAGGACTCCATCGTCCTCCAGTCCGTCTTCACCAGCGTGCGGCAGAAAattgagaaggaggaggagagcgaAGGCGAGgacagcgaggaggaggaggaaggagaagaggaaggatccGAGTCTGAGT ctcgcTCGGTCAAGGTGAAGATCAAGCTGGGGCGGAAGGAGAAGGCGCAGGACCGGCTCAAGGGCCGCCGGCGCACCAGCCGCGGCGCCCGCGCCAAGCCCGTGGTGagcgacgacgacagcgaggaggagcaggaggag gaTCGCTCCGGCAGCGGCACCGAAGACGACTAA